A window of the Desulforapulum autotrophicum HRM2 genome harbors these coding sequences:
- a CDS encoding FAD-dependent oxidoreductase produces the protein MTQNIYQFIEVDRVDPKKKNIGLRKHQFVEIYDAFQKSQVQMQSDRCLNCGNPYCEWKCPLHNYIPDWLQLANEGKIIEAAELCHQTNSLPEICGRVCPQDRLCEGACTLNTGFGAVTIGSIEKYIVDTAFEMGWCPDLSRVTDTGHRVAVIGAGPAGLACADVLIRNGIHPVVYDRHPEIGGLLTFGIPAFKLEKRVMEIRHKIFTRMGIEFQLGVRIGEDIAFETLLDDYDAVFVATGTYGNIRAGLKNEQAPGVYDALPYLIANTDYLMRIKRKHYPYVDLSGKKVVVLGGGDTAMDCLRTAIRQDASEVVCAYRRDQKNMPGSAKEVANAKDEGVRFAFNVQPMGIVVGKKGQVTGINLVSTRLGEPDEQGRRRPEIVTGSETILQTDAVIMAFGFAPSPPQWLKENKINLTARDLIKAPELGRFPFQTSHERVFAGGDAVRGSDLVVTAIAEGRKAAFGIQDYLKTHTQHQ, from the coding sequence ATGACCCAGAATATTTATCAATTTATTGAAGTGGATCGGGTGGATCCAAAGAAAAAAAACATCGGGCTGCGCAAGCATCAGTTTGTGGAGATTTATGATGCGTTTCAAAAGTCCCAGGTGCAGATGCAGTCCGACCGTTGTCTAAACTGTGGGAATCCCTATTGCGAGTGGAAATGCCCTTTGCACAATTATATTCCAGACTGGCTCCAGCTGGCAAACGAAGGTAAAATTATCGAAGCGGCAGAGCTTTGCCATCAGACCAACAGCCTGCCGGAAATCTGTGGCAGGGTTTGCCCCCAGGACCGGCTCTGCGAGGGGGCCTGTACGTTAAACACCGGATTTGGGGCGGTGACCATCGGCAGTATCGAAAAGTATATTGTGGATACAGCCTTTGAGATGGGGTGGTGCCCGGATCTTTCCCGGGTGACTGACACAGGTCACAGGGTGGCTGTAATCGGGGCAGGTCCGGCAGGGCTTGCCTGCGCTGATGTTCTCATTCGCAATGGCATCCATCCGGTTGTGTATGACCGTCACCCTGAAATTGGTGGACTGTTAACCTTTGGAATTCCCGCTTTTAAACTTGAAAAACGGGTCATGGAAATTCGTCATAAAATTTTCACCCGCATGGGGATTGAATTTCAGCTGGGTGTTCGTATCGGAGAAGATATTGCCTTTGAAACCCTGCTGGATGATTATGATGCTGTGTTTGTTGCTACAGGCACCTATGGAAATATCCGTGCAGGGCTTAAAAATGAACAGGCACCCGGAGTGTATGATGCCCTGCCCTATTTAATTGCCAACACCGATTATCTCATGAGAATCAAACGTAAACATTATCCCTATGTTGATTTAAGCGGTAAAAAAGTGGTGGTGCTGGGCGGGGGTGATACGGCCATGGACTGCCTGAGAACAGCTATCCGTCAGGATGCGTCTGAAGTGGTCTGCGCCTATAGAAGAGACCAGAAGAATATGCCTGGATCTGCCAAAGAAGTGGCCAATGCAAAGGATGAAGGGGTGAGGTTTGCTTTTAATGTTCAGCCCATGGGGATCGTTGTTGGAAAAAAAGGTCAGGTCACGGGGATAAACCTTGTGTCAACCCGATTGGGCGAACCGGATGAACAGGGCAGAAGGCGGCCTGAAATCGTTACGGGATCAGAAACCATTCTCCAGACCGATGCTGTGATCATGGCATTTGGTTTTGCACCCAGCCCGCCCCAGTGGCTGAAAGAAAATAAGATTAATCTGACAGCAAGAGATTTAATCAAAGCACCTGAACTGGGTCGGTTTCCCTTCCAGACCAGTCATGAACGAGTCTTTGCAGGAGGAGATGCAGTCCGGGGTTCAGACCTGGTTGTTACGGCCATTGCTGAAGGCAGGAAAGCAGCTTTCGGTATTCAGGACTATCTCAAGACTCATACTCAGCACCAGTGA
- a CDS encoding YncE family protein — protein sequence MLRKMKILSVLMIVTMVAMLIPIAVCADIPGDDEGNLYSYRLAKVIQVPGRQGITTDGTYYYVSDSRALYKCDKNGNVALENKKPFKTFPKDAVCNHIGDIDYYNGELYIGAEEFKDGRGFNIQIAIFDAETLEYKRSIPFDEASGQIEVCAITVDPLRKVAWMADWCNGRYLYQYDLTTGTYIGKMHLQPVPQYQQGIYYYNYNLLITADDGDANYWEPDHMYRVNADPAATCGLVQLEKVFSEFTRTGEIEGLCVDPTTEQLLVLFNRGTKVVEGMPVGFYTGYTKEVHEVYIYDIVKP from the coding sequence ATGTTGCGTAAAATGAAAATTTTGAGTGTTCTGATGATCGTTACAATGGTTGCAATGCTTATTCCAATTGCGGTGTGTGCCGATATCCCGGGTGACGATGAAGGCAATCTGTATTCCTACCGATTGGCCAAGGTTATCCAGGTGCCCGGAAGACAGGGAATAACAACGGATGGCACTTATTACTACGTCAGTGACAGCAGGGCTCTTTACAAGTGCGATAAAAATGGGAATGTGGCCCTGGAAAATAAAAAACCGTTTAAAACATTTCCCAAAGATGCCGTGTGCAATCACATAGGAGATATAGACTACTATAATGGTGAGCTGTATATCGGTGCTGAAGAGTTTAAGGATGGGAGAGGTTTCAACATCCAGATTGCCATATTCGATGCTGAAACCCTGGAGTATAAGCGTTCTATCCCGTTTGATGAGGCATCCGGCCAGATTGAAGTCTGTGCCATAACCGTAGATCCGTTGCGCAAGGTGGCCTGGATGGCGGATTGGTGCAATGGCCGGTATCTTTACCAGTATGACCTGACCACTGGTACTTATATCGGCAAGATGCACCTGCAACCGGTACCCCAGTATCAGCAGGGAATTTATTATTACAACTATAATCTGCTAATCACGGCAGATGACGGGGATGCCAACTACTGGGAACCTGACCATATGTACCGGGTGAACGCAGATCCCGCGGCAACCTGCGGATTAGTTCAGTTGGAGAAGGTGTTCAGTGAGTTCACCCGTACCGGAGAAATTGAAGGCTTGTGCGTTGATCCTACTACGGAGCAACTCCTGGTCCTGTTTAACAGGGGAACCAAGGTCGTGGAGGGTATGCCCGTCGGTTTTTATACCGGTTATACGAAAGAGGTACATGAGGTATACATTTATGATATAGTGAAACCTTGA
- the glk gene encoding glucokinase: MKSMNSDRLILAGDIGGTKTNLALYSNGRIRPVAQVIESYSSRDELNLESIVEQFFEKHPASISEACFAIAGPVMDGRCKTTNLPWNVSEQGIKRRFGWKVRLINDLAATALSIPLLHSRELHPLNTAMPRKGGNIALVAPGTGLGTSVLVWYDGKYTPIASEGGHVDFAPTDKAQALLWRHMFEHYGHVSIERIVSGMGILNIFSYLKETGKDPAPGWLARDMERMDPARAITEAAIQKKDPLCVKVLGMFTSILGSIAGNLALTVLATGGVYLGGGIPPKILPALADDVFMNAFTGKGRFKDLLEKISVQVILNDRAAILGAARCALEMVI, from the coding sequence ATGAAAAGCATGAACAGCGATAGATTGATTTTAGCCGGCGATATCGGAGGGACCAAGACAAACCTTGCCCTCTATTCCAATGGAAGAATCAGACCGGTTGCTCAGGTTATAGAATCATATTCGAGCCGGGATGAGCTCAACCTGGAAAGTATCGTCGAACAGTTTTTTGAAAAACACCCGGCATCCATATCCGAGGCCTGCTTTGCCATTGCCGGCCCTGTCATGGATGGCCGGTGCAAGACCACCAACCTGCCCTGGAATGTTTCAGAACAAGGTATAAAACGGCGTTTCGGGTGGAAGGTACGACTTATCAACGATCTTGCCGCAACCGCCTTGAGCATACCCCTCTTACATAGCCGTGAACTCCACCCTTTAAACACCGCCATGCCCCGAAAAGGGGGTAACATTGCCCTGGTTGCACCGGGCACGGGTCTTGGAACCTCGGTCCTTGTTTGGTATGACGGAAAATATACTCCTATTGCTTCCGAAGGCGGGCATGTTGATTTTGCCCCCACTGACAAGGCCCAGGCGCTCCTGTGGAGGCACATGTTCGAGCATTACGGCCATGTAAGCATCGAGAGAATTGTATCAGGGATGGGCATTTTGAACATCTTCTCGTATCTGAAAGAAACAGGAAAAGATCCGGCCCCTGGCTGGCTGGCCCGGGACATGGAGAGAATGGATCCGGCCCGCGCAATTACAGAGGCCGCCATACAAAAAAAAGACCCTCTCTGCGTGAAGGTCCTGGGCATGTTCACCTCCATCCTAGGATCGATCGCCGGAAACCTCGCCCTCACCGTTCTGGCCACCGGTGGCGTCTATTTAGGCGGAGGCATTCCCCCTAAAATTTTGCCCGCATTGGCTGATGACGTCTTCATGAATGCCTTTACAGGCAAAGGACGTTTTAAGGACCTTCTTGAAAAAATATCCGTGCAAGTCATCCTTAATGACCGTGCAGCCATCCTAGGGGCGGCACGTTGTGCCTTGGAAATGGTAATTTGA
- a CDS encoding fumarate hydratase: protein MTQFNYTPMFPLGKDDTAYKLVSKDHVKVESFNGKDVLVVDPAALELVAQKAFKDVAHLYRASHLEKLKGIIDDPESSDNDRYIALELLKNAVIAADMVYPMCQDTGTAIVMGKKGQGVWTGFDDEEALSKGVFTAYTENYLRYSQNAPITMYDEKNTRCNLPAQIDLYAVQGDEYRFLFMAKGGGSANKTFLFQMTKAVLNSEEILLDFMTEKMKSLGTAACPPYYLAFVIGGTSAEANLKTVKLASARYLDTLPTEGDDTGHAFRDVEIEKKVLARAQKLGLGAQFGGKHFAIDVRVVRLPRHGASCPVGIGVSCSADRQIKAKINRDGIFLERLEANPAQYLPVKEPEMAEAVRVDLNRPMDEIRAQLSKYPVATRLVLSGKIIVARDIAHSKFQERLDRGEGLPDYTKNHIIYYAGPAKTPDGQASGSFGPTTAGRMDPYVPVFQAQGGSMIMLAKGNRSQQVTDACKKFGGFYLGSPGGPAARLGRDFIKKVELVEYEELGMEAVFMMTVEDFPAFIIVDDKGNDFYSDLL from the coding sequence ATGACTCAATTTAATTATACGCCCATGTTTCCCCTGGGCAAGGATGATACAGCGTACAAGCTTGTATCCAAAGACCATGTCAAGGTGGAAAGCTTCAACGGCAAGGATGTTCTTGTGGTCGATCCCGCAGCCCTTGAGCTTGTTGCTCAAAAAGCGTTCAAGGATGTGGCCCATCTCTACCGGGCAAGCCATCTGGAAAAACTCAAGGGGATCATTGATGATCCTGAAAGCAGCGACAATGATCGCTACATTGCCCTTGAACTGTTGAAAAATGCCGTGATCGCAGCCGATATGGTTTATCCCATGTGCCAGGACACGGGCACGGCCATTGTCATGGGCAAAAAAGGGCAGGGGGTCTGGACCGGATTCGACGATGAAGAGGCCCTTTCCAAAGGGGTGTTCACGGCCTATACCGAGAACTATCTCCGGTATTCCCAGAATGCGCCCATCACCATGTACGATGAGAAAAACACCCGGTGCAATCTGCCGGCCCAGATCGATCTCTACGCGGTCCAGGGTGACGAGTATCGATTCTTGTTCATGGCCAAGGGCGGTGGATCTGCCAACAAGACCTTTCTCTTTCAGATGACCAAGGCCGTACTCAACTCCGAGGAGATTCTGCTTGATTTCATGACCGAAAAGATGAAGAGCCTTGGCACGGCAGCCTGTCCACCCTATTACCTTGCCTTTGTCATCGGCGGCACCTCTGCCGAAGCCAATCTCAAGACGGTGAAGCTTGCATCTGCCCGTTATCTGGATACCCTGCCCACCGAGGGTGATGATACAGGCCATGCCTTCAGGGATGTTGAGATCGAGAAAAAAGTGCTGGCCCGGGCCCAGAAGCTTGGCCTTGGGGCCCAGTTCGGCGGCAAGCATTTTGCCATTGATGTGAGGGTGGTCCGCCTTCCCCGCCATGGGGCATCGTGTCCTGTGGGCATCGGAGTGAGCTGTTCGGCCGACCGCCAGATCAAGGCAAAGATTAACCGGGACGGTATTTTCCTTGAACGTCTTGAAGCCAATCCAGCCCAGTATCTGCCGGTCAAAGAGCCTGAAATGGCCGAAGCGGTCCGGGTGGATCTCAATCGTCCCATGGACGAGATCCGTGCCCAGCTGAGTAAATACCCCGTTGCCACAAGGCTGGTTCTGTCGGGCAAGATCATCGTGGCAAGGGACATTGCCCATTCAAAGTTCCAGGAGCGACTGGACCGGGGAGAGGGCTTACCCGATTACACCAAAAACCATATCATCTACTATGCAGGACCTGCCAAGACCCCCGACGGTCAGGCATCGGGTTCCTTTGGACCCACAACAGCCGGAAGAATGGATCCCTATGTCCCCGTGTTCCAGGCCCAGGGTGGTTCCATGATCATGCTGGCCAAGGGCAACCGTTCCCAGCAGGTGACAGATGCCTGCAAAAAATTTGGCGGATTTTATCTGGGTTCGCCGGGTGGTCCTGCTGCAAGGCTCGGACGTGATTTCATCAAAAAGGTCGAGCTTGTGGAGTATGAGGAGCTCGGCATGGAGGCGGTTTTCATGATGACTGTGGAGGATTTTCCTGCCTTTATCATCGTTGATGACAAGGGTAACGATTTCTACAGCGACCTTTTATAA
- the gltB gene encoding glutamate synthase large subunit, with product MALYQPRMDKDNCGFGLIAHLQGKTSHKLVRTAISSLARMAHRGAIGADGKTGDGCGLLLQKPDLFFQAIAQENGWRLGNRYGVGMLFLNPDPEKQQQARDVVEKELAKETLIVAGWRKLPINPEVLGDLAKKTLPSIYQVIINAPFGWGSMDLERRLYMVRRRIEKQMAHDEEFYIASFSNRVVVYKGLCRPKDLELFFTDLADLRMESAICLFHQRFSTNTVPRWCLAQPFRYLAHNGELNTITGNRQWARARAYKLNSPLLTDMAEAAPFVNETGSDSSALDNMLELFLAGGMDLFRAFRLLIPPAWQNHPDMDEDLRAFYDFNSMHMEPWDGPAGIVMSDGRFTACGLDRNGLRPARYVVTKNQWITLASEVGIWDYEPDEVLEKGRVSPGELLVIDTLSGKRWTSWDIDQELKSRHPYKEWMGQCCHFLKAATKDNLAMAAEQSFDEDTLRLYHKIFGCSNEEIQTVIRVLGNSGQEAVTSMGDDAPMAVLSTQHRSLFDYFRQMFAQVTNPPIDPLRERHVMSLATCIGRERNVFNETLGHAWRVSFQSPVLVHSDLAQLLCLDQTYYKHALIDLNYDPSVGLEQAVKNLCAKALEQVKDKTVLLILSDRNVSKTRIPIPAAMAVGAVQHTLVENNFRCDANIIVETASVRDPHHFAVLLGVGATAVFPYLSYETLAHLEKNDSLNVSFGQAVLNYQKGINKGLLKILSKMGISTIASYRCSQLFEAVGLADNVVNLCFKGIASRIQGADFHDFQSDQQALSAFAWERPDLPVSRGGLFKYIHGHEYHAYNPDVVQSLQQAVVSNDAAAYGRYAEHVNSRPVAHLRDLFKIKQDQKAISINEVEPEHHFFKRFDTAAMSIGALSQEAHEALAIAMNRLGGYSNSGEGGEDPLRFHTERVSKIKQVASGRFGVTPSYLVNAEVLQIKMAQGAKPGEGGQLPGHKVTVQIAALRYATPGVTLISPPPHHDIYSIEDLAQLIFDLKQVNPTARISVKLVSEPGVGTIATGVVKAYADMITISGYDGGTGASPLTSVKYAGSPWELGLAETQQALVENGLRHKVRLQVDGGLKTGLDIIKATILGAESFGFGTGPLISLGCKFLRTCHLNNCATGVATQDETLRKCHFKGLPDQVIRYFTFLVHETRQLLAELGIAHLVDLIGRTDLIEEIEGITPRQKKLDLSNVLYRPTPQPGCALYFKEKNTPNDPGRLNIKIRDKFKDAVKDKTGGDGRFHIQNSDRSVGATLSGLIARHHGNTGMENHPVTLYFNGSAGQSFGAWNCGGLDMILSGDANDYVGKGMAGGKLVVRPPLGVSYKSHEAVIVGNTCLYGATGGRLYVAGMAGERFAVRNSGAKAVVEGIGDNGCEYMTGGMVTILGPIGVNFAAGMTGGFAYVLDANNRVFQRTNKELTDLVSLEDQPVLQEHLRGVISDHYDETGSHHAERILSGFEDYATMFKLVKPKTTDISTLLGHRGTSPRETLAVIQ from the coding sequence ATGGCTCTATATCAACCCAGGATGGATAAAGACAATTGTGGATTTGGTCTGATCGCACATCTTCAAGGCAAAACCAGTCATAAATTAGTCAGGACAGCGATTTCTTCCCTTGCCCGCATGGCCCATCGGGGTGCGATTGGCGCAGATGGAAAAACCGGTGATGGATGCGGCCTTCTCCTGCAAAAGCCAGATCTGTTTTTTCAGGCAATCGCTCAGGAGAACGGGTGGCGCCTGGGCAATCGATACGGTGTGGGGATGCTCTTTTTAAACCCAGACCCTGAAAAACAACAGCAGGCCAGGGATGTGGTTGAAAAAGAATTGGCCAAAGAAACCTTAATTGTTGCCGGATGGAGAAAATTGCCGATTAACCCTGAGGTGCTGGGGGATTTGGCGAAAAAAACGCTTCCGTCCATATATCAGGTGATTATAAATGCCCCGTTTGGCTGGGGGTCCATGGATCTGGAACGTCGATTGTATATGGTCCGCAGGCGGATTGAAAAACAGATGGCCCATGATGAAGAATTCTATATCGCCAGTTTTTCAAATCGGGTGGTGGTATACAAGGGGCTGTGCCGGCCAAAGGATCTGGAATTGTTTTTTACTGATCTTGCTGATTTGAGAATGGAATCAGCCATCTGTCTTTTCCACCAGCGCTTTTCAACCAACACAGTTCCCAGATGGTGCCTGGCTCAACCCTTTCGATATCTTGCCCACAACGGCGAACTCAATACCATTACCGGGAATCGACAATGGGCCAGGGCACGGGCCTATAAACTGAATTCTCCCTTGCTCACAGATATGGCTGAAGCGGCCCCTTTTGTGAATGAAACCGGGTCGGATTCTTCGGCCTTAGACAATATGCTAGAACTGTTCCTTGCCGGTGGAATGGATTTGTTTCGCGCATTCAGGCTTTTAATTCCACCGGCATGGCAGAATCATCCAGACATGGATGAGGATCTCCGGGCATTTTACGATTTTAACTCCATGCACATGGAACCCTGGGACGGACCTGCAGGTATTGTCATGAGTGATGGACGATTCACTGCCTGTGGACTGGATCGGAACGGATTACGGCCGGCCCGGTATGTTGTGACAAAAAATCAATGGATCACCCTGGCATCGGAAGTGGGGATCTGGGATTATGAACCAGATGAAGTCCTTGAGAAAGGACGTGTCAGCCCGGGAGAACTTCTGGTGATCGACACCTTGTCAGGAAAACGATGGACATCCTGGGACATTGATCAGGAACTTAAGTCCCGGCACCCGTATAAAGAATGGATGGGTCAATGCTGCCATTTTTTGAAAGCTGCCACAAAGGACAATCTGGCCATGGCCGCAGAGCAATCCTTTGATGAAGACACCCTGCGCCTGTATCATAAAATCTTTGGATGTTCAAATGAAGAAATCCAGACGGTCATAAGGGTGCTGGGTAATTCTGGCCAGGAGGCAGTGACGTCCATGGGTGATGATGCACCCATGGCGGTATTGTCCACCCAGCATAGAAGCCTGTTTGATTATTTTCGTCAGATGTTTGCCCAGGTAACCAATCCCCCCATTGATCCTTTGCGTGAACGCCATGTGATGAGTCTGGCCACCTGTATTGGCAGGGAAAGAAATGTATTCAACGAAACCCTGGGGCATGCCTGGCGGGTTTCCTTTCAATCACCCGTACTGGTTCACTCTGACCTGGCCCAACTCCTATGCCTGGATCAAACCTACTATAAACATGCTCTGATTGATCTGAATTATGATCCATCTGTCGGCTTGGAACAGGCAGTAAAGAATCTTTGTGCAAAGGCCCTTGAACAGGTCAAAGACAAGACCGTTCTTTTAATTTTATCCGATCGAAATGTATCAAAAACACGAATCCCCATTCCTGCTGCAATGGCGGTTGGCGCGGTTCAGCATACACTTGTGGAAAATAATTTCAGGTGTGATGCCAATATTATCGTTGAAACGGCCAGTGTACGTGACCCCCATCATTTTGCCGTTCTTTTAGGTGTGGGCGCCACCGCTGTTTTCCCTTATCTATCCTATGAAACGCTGGCCCATCTTGAAAAAAATGATTCATTGAATGTATCCTTTGGACAGGCGGTGCTAAACTATCAAAAGGGGATAAACAAGGGATTGCTCAAGATTTTATCCAAAATGGGAATTTCCACCATTGCATCCTACCGATGCTCCCAGCTGTTTGAAGCCGTTGGTTTGGCTGATAATGTTGTAAACTTGTGCTTTAAAGGCATTGCCAGTCGGATCCAGGGCGCAGATTTTCATGATTTTCAGTCAGATCAGCAGGCACTGTCTGCCTTTGCCTGGGAACGCCCGGACCTGCCGGTATCACGGGGAGGACTGTTCAAGTATATCCATGGACATGAATATCATGCCTATAATCCAGATGTGGTTCAGTCCCTTCAACAGGCTGTTGTTTCCAATGATGCTGCGGCCTATGGGAGATATGCTGAACATGTAAACTCCCGGCCCGTGGCCCACCTTCGTGATTTATTTAAAATCAAACAAGACCAGAAAGCCATTTCCATCAACGAAGTGGAGCCGGAACATCATTTTTTTAAACGGTTTGATACCGCTGCCATGTCCATCGGAGCCTTGAGCCAGGAAGCCCATGAGGCCCTTGCCATTGCCATGAACCGGCTGGGCGGTTATTCCAACTCAGGGGAAGGCGGGGAAGATCCCTTGCGATTTCATACAGAACGAGTCTCAAAGATCAAACAGGTGGCGTCGGGCCGGTTTGGGGTAACGCCGTCGTACCTGGTCAACGCTGAAGTGCTTCAGATAAAGATGGCCCAGGGTGCCAAACCCGGAGAAGGCGGGCAGTTGCCCGGCCATAAGGTGACGGTCCAGATCGCTGCCCTTCGGTATGCCACACCGGGAGTGACCCTGATATCGCCGCCACCCCACCATGACATCTACTCAATTGAAGATCTGGCCCAGTTGATCTTTGATCTCAAGCAGGTTAATCCCACGGCGCGGATCAGTGTGAAACTGGTTTCAGAGCCCGGCGTGGGTACCATTGCCACAGGCGTGGTCAAGGCATATGCGGATATGATAACCATATCAGGGTATGACGGCGGTACCGGCGCAAGTCCTTTGACCAGTGTAAAATATGCCGGAAGCCCCTGGGAACTGGGGCTCGCAGAAACCCAGCAGGCATTGGTGGAAAACGGGCTGCGGCATAAGGTTCGCCTCCAGGTGGATGGCGGGTTAAAGACGGGTCTGGATATTATCAAAGCCACTATTCTTGGCGCGGAAAGTTTTGGGTTTGGTACCGGCCCGTTGATTTCCCTGGGTTGCAAATTTTTACGAACCTGTCATTTAAACAATTGTGCTACAGGCGTGGCGACCCAGGATGAGACCCTTAGAAAATGCCATTTCAAGGGGTTGCCTGACCAGGTAATTCGATATTTTACCTTTCTGGTTCACGAAACCCGACAGCTTTTAGCGGAACTGGGTATTGCCCATCTGGTGGATTTAATTGGCAGAACAGACCTGATTGAAGAAATAGAAGGGATCACCCCCCGTCAGAAGAAACTGGACTTGTCAAATGTTTTATATCGTCCAACCCCCCAGCCGGGATGCGCCTTGTATTTTAAAGAAAAAAACACACCCAATGACCCCGGCCGGTTAAACATTAAAATACGAGATAAATTTAAAGACGCAGTAAAAGATAAAACAGGCGGAGACGGGCGTTTTCATATCCAGAATTCAGATCGATCCGTGGGCGCAACGCTTTCAGGACTGATCGCCCGACACCATGGAAATACCGGTATGGAAAATCATCCCGTTACCCTTTATTTTAATGGCAGTGCCGGTCAGAGTTTCGGGGCCTGGAATTGTGGTGGCCTGGATATGATATTATCGGGTGACGCCAATGATTATGTGGGCAAAGGTATGGCAGGCGGCAAGCTGGTTGTCCGACCGCCCCTGGGCGTATCCTATAAATCCCATGAGGCTGTGATTGTTGGCAATACCTGTTTGTACGGGGCAACCGGAGGCCGGTTGTATGTGGCAGGCATGGCCGGAGAGCGATTTGCCGTGAGAAATTCAGGGGCAAAGGCAGTTGTGGAGGGCATTGGTGATAATGGATGCGAGTATATGACCGGTGGAATGGTTACCATTCTTGGCCCCATCGGGGTAAATTTTGCAGCAGGCATGACCGGCGGGTTTGCCTATGTGCTGGATGCGAACAACCGGGTATTCCAACGGACCAATAAAGAGCTGACAGATTTGGTTTCCCTTGAAGATCAGCCTGTACTCCAGGAACATTTAAGAGGGGTTATCAGTGATCATTATGATGAAACCGGCAGCCACCATGCAGAAAGGATTTTGTCCGGTTTTGAGGACTATGCCACCATGTTTAAGCTGGTGAAACCCAAAACAACTGATATTTCAACATTGCTGGGTCATCGGGGGACATCTCCCAGGGAGACCCTGGCCGTGATTCAATAG
- a CDS encoding fumarate reductase iron-sulfur subunit: protein MSDQERTLKFHILRYNPQLKGDTPEMKTYEVVEAPGMTIFIALNDIRENQDPSLQFDFICRAGICGSCGMVINGAPDLACRTLTSKFPDGEITLLPLPGFELIGDLSVNTGKFMRQMSERVESWIHDKCAENVDLCKLEERMDPDTADEIYELERCVECGCCISACATKRMRDGFLGAVGFMRLARYSLDPRDKRSDTDFYEIIGDDDGVFGCMTLLGCQDYCPKDLPHQTQIAYLRRKMAMVK, encoded by the coding sequence ATGAGTGACCAGGAAAGAACCTTAAAATTTCACATTTTACGATACAACCCCCAGCTCAAGGGGGATACACCTGAGATGAAGACCTACGAGGTTGTGGAGGCCCCGGGCATGACCATCTTCATCGCCCTTAACGATATCCGGGAGAACCAGGATCCCTCCCTTCAGTTTGATTTCATCTGCCGGGCAGGCATCTGCGGAAGCTGTGGCATGGTCATCAACGGTGCACCCGACCTTGCCTGTCGAACCTTGACCTCCAAGTTCCCTGACGGCGAGATCACTCTGCTGCCCCTGCCCGGTTTTGAGCTCATCGGCGATCTTTCTGTGAACACCGGAAAATTCATGCGCCAGATGAGTGAGCGGGTGGAAAGCTGGATCCATGACAAGTGCGCGGAAAATGTGGACCTCTGCAAACTTGAAGAGCGCATGGATCCTGACACTGCTGATGAAATCTACGAGCTTGAGCGGTGCGTGGAGTGCGGCTGCTGTATTTCAGCCTGTGCCACCAAACGGATGCGGGACGGTTTCCTTGGAGCCGTTGGTTTCATGCGCCTTGCCCGATATTCCCTTGACCCCCGGGACAAGCGGTCTGACACAGATTTCTACGAGATCATCGGTGACGACGACGGGGTGTTTGGCTGCATGACCCTTCTGGGTTGCCAGGATTATTGCCCCAAGGACCTTCCCCACCAGACCCAGATCGCCTATCTGAGGCGCAAGATGGCCATGGTCAAGTGA